One region of Bosea sp. 29B genomic DNA includes:
- a CDS encoding site-specific DNA-methyltransferase has product MSTSRTGTASAPVRIQVSRTGRPALGARMKAKSLLHSQILPRELPLDQVIVGDCVAAIEALPPGSVDLVFADPPYNLQLGGDLRRPDDSLVDAVDDDWDKFASFADYDAFTRAWLTACRRALKPDGALWVIGSYHNIFRVGSILQDLGFWMLNDIVWRKANPMPNFRGRRFTNAHETLIWAARGEASKYTFHYEALKGGNDDLQMRSDWYLPLCTGDERLKDDKGAKVHPTQKPESLLARVLLSASNPGDVVLDPFFGTGTTGAVAKALGRHFIGIEREQVYANAARERIAAVQPLPPEAFATAPSKRSEPRVPFLSLVEAGLVKAGERVFDEKRRHSATIRADGTLVLGPAVGSIHKVGALAQGLPACNGWTFWHVERDGKAMLLDVLRGEIRTQMAAA; this is encoded by the coding sequence ATGAGTACCTCGCGTACCGGGACCGCCAGCGCTCCCGTCCGGATTCAGGTTTCGCGTACCGGACGGCCCGCGCTGGGGGCCCGGATGAAGGCCAAGAGCCTTCTCCACTCTCAGATACTCCCTCGCGAGCTTCCGCTCGACCAGGTGATCGTGGGCGATTGCGTCGCCGCGATAGAGGCCCTCCCCCCCGGGAGCGTCGACCTTGTCTTCGCAGACCCGCCCTACAATCTGCAGCTCGGCGGCGATCTGCGCCGGCCCGACGACAGCCTCGTCGACGCCGTCGACGACGACTGGGACAAGTTCGCCTCCTTCGCCGATTACGACGCCTTCACCCGCGCCTGGCTCACCGCCTGCCGCCGCGCGCTAAAGCCGGACGGCGCGCTCTGGGTGATCGGCTCCTATCACAACATCTTCCGCGTCGGCTCGATCCTGCAGGATCTCGGCTTCTGGATGCTGAACGACATCGTCTGGCGCAAAGCCAATCCGATGCCGAACTTCCGCGGCCGCCGCTTCACCAATGCGCATGAGACGCTGATCTGGGCGGCGCGCGGCGAAGCGTCCAAATACACCTTCCATTACGAGGCACTGAAGGGCGGCAATGACGACCTGCAGATGCGCTCGGACTGGTATCTGCCGCTCTGCACCGGCGATGAGCGCCTGAAGGACGACAAGGGCGCCAAGGTCCATCCGACCCAGAAGCCCGAATCACTGCTCGCCCGCGTGCTGCTTTCGGCCAGCAATCCCGGCGACGTCGTGCTCGATCCCTTCTTCGGCACCGGCACGACCGGTGCCGTCGCCAAGGCACTCGGCCGGCATTTCATCGGCATCGAGCGCGAGCAGGTCTACGCCAACGCAGCCCGCGAGCGCATCGCTGCGGTTCAGCCGCTGCCGCCGGAAGCCTTCGCCACGGCGCCGTCGAAGCGCAGCGAGCCGCGCGTGCCCTTCCTCAGCCTGGTCGAAGCCGGGCTGGTCAAGGCGGGCGAGCGCGTCTTCGACGAGAAGCGCCGTCACAGCGCCACCATCCGCGCCGATGGCACTCTGGTGCTCGGCCCGGCCGTCGGCTCGATCCACAAGGTCGGCGCACTGGCGCAGGGGTTGCCAGCCTGCAATGGCTGGACCTTCTGGCATGTCGAGCGCGACGGCAAAGCCATGCTGCTCGATGTCCTGCGCGGTGAGATCAGGACGCAGATGGCGGCGGCCTAA
- a CDS encoding ribonuclease HII, with the protein MTADFSREQAAMIAGRARVAGVDEVGRGPLAGPVVAAAVILDPSAIPDGLADSKELSAQRREELCVLILASALAVGVGSASATEIDTINIRQATLLSMRRAVGALPLSPDLVLVDGNDPPALACGCEAIIGGDGLIASIAAASIVAKVMRDRMMARLSLTYPAYGFASHAGYGTAAHRAAIKEKGPCPAHRYSFAPIKGVWTR; encoded by the coding sequence ATGACCGCCGATTTCAGCCGCGAGCAGGCCGCGATGATTGCCGGGCGCGCCCGCGTCGCCGGCGTGGACGAGGTCGGGCGCGGTCCGCTCGCAGGCCCGGTCGTCGCGGCCGCCGTCATCCTCGACCCCTCGGCGATCCCCGACGGACTCGCCGATTCGAAGGAGCTCAGCGCCCAACGCCGGGAAGAGCTCTGCGTGCTAATCCTCGCCAGCGCGCTTGCTGTCGGCGTCGGCAGCGCCTCGGCGACCGAGATCGACACGATCAACATCCGGCAGGCGACGCTGCTTTCCATGCGGCGCGCGGTTGGAGCACTACCGCTATCGCCCGATCTCGTCCTGGTCGACGGCAACGATCCGCCGGCGCTGGCCTGCGGCTGCGAGGCGATCATCGGCGGCGACGGGCTGATCGCCTCGATCGCCGCGGCCTCGATCGTCGCCAAGGTGATGCGCGATCGGATGATGGCGCGGCTCTCGCTCACCTACCCCGCCTATGGCTTCGCCAGCCATGCGGGTTACGGAACGGCCGCGCACCGCGCCGCCATCAAGGAAAAGGGTCCCTGCCCTGCGCACCGCTATTCCTTCGCGCCGATCAAGGGTGTCTGGACGAGATAG
- a CDS encoding PA0069 family radical SAM protein — protein MLQARPSAKTQPLKRRDSEPGTVSAPVRLAPVDPLAHIGSQIDPDRRRGRGATINPGGRYEAEQRISEDDGWGSLGELPPFKTEVSVEKPRTIITRNDSPDISFDRSINPYRGCEHGCVYCFARPSHAYLGLSPGLDFESKLTAKPDAALLLEKELSSPSYQPRTIAIGTNTDAYQPIEKKLRIMRSILEVLAKFNHPVGIVTKSALVQRDIDILAPMAAKGLVKVALSVTTLDPKLSRNMEPRAAAPAKRIETIRKLSEAGIPVTVLVAPIVPAINEHEIERILDSAKAAGAREAGYVLLRLPLEVKDIVQDWLVTHHPDKMRHVVSLIRSTRGGKDYDAAWGQRQVGSGPYAWMIGRRFEMAAERLGFNSTRLRLRTDLFVKPEKEKAQLSLF, from the coding sequence ATGCTGCAGGCCAGACCCTCAGCCAAGACGCAACCGCTCAAGCGCCGCGACAGCGAGCCGGGCACGGTCTCGGCACCGGTGCGGCTCGCGCCGGTCGATCCGCTCGCCCATATCGGCAGCCAGATCGACCCTGACAGACGGCGCGGACGCGGCGCGACGATCAACCCCGGCGGCCGCTATGAGGCAGAACAGCGCATCAGCGAGGATGATGGCTGGGGCTCGCTCGGCGAACTGCCGCCGTTCAAGACCGAAGTCTCGGTCGAGAAGCCGCGCACGATCATTACACGCAATGACTCCCCGGATATTTCGTTCGACCGCTCGATCAACCCTTATCGCGGCTGCGAGCATGGCTGCGTTTACTGCTTCGCGCGGCCGAGCCATGCCTATCTCGGCCTCTCGCCCGGACTCGACTTCGAGAGCAAGCTGACCGCCAAGCCCGATGCGGCGCTGCTGCTTGAGAAGGAACTGTCCTCGCCGAGCTACCAGCCGCGCACCATCGCGATCGGCACCAATACCGACGCCTACCAGCCAATCGAGAAGAAGCTCAGGATCATGCGTTCGATCCTCGAGGTGCTGGCGAAGTTCAACCACCCGGTCGGCATCGTCACCAAATCGGCGCTGGTGCAGCGCGACATCGACATCCTCGCGCCCATGGCGGCAAAGGGGCTGGTCAAGGTCGCGCTCTCGGTGACGACGCTCGATCCTAAGCTTTCCCGCAACATGGAGCCGCGCGCCGCCGCCCCGGCCAAGCGCATCGAGACGATCCGCAAGCTGTCGGAAGCCGGCATTCCGGTGACGGTGCTGGTCGCGCCGATCGTGCCGGCGATCAACGAGCATGAGATCGAGCGCATCCTCGACTCCGCCAAGGCTGCGGGAGCTCGCGAGGCCGGCTATGTGCTGCTGCGCCTGCCGCTCGAGGTGAAGGACATCGTGCAGGACTGGCTGGTGACGCATCACCCCGACAAGATGCGCCATGTCGTCTCGCTGATCCGCTCGACCCGCGGCGGCAAGGACTATGATGCCGCCTGGGGCCAGCGCCAGGTCGGCTCCGGCCCCTATGCCTGGATGATCGGCAGGCGCTTCGAAATGGCGGCCGAGCGGCTCGGCTTCAACAGCACGCGGCTGCGGCTTCGCACCGACCTCTTCGTCAAGCCGGAGAAGGAGAAGGCGCAGTTGAGCTTGTTCTGA